The DNA sequence AGAAGCTTGCCCTCCCCGGTGACCTCAAGGTCATCGATGCGGGGCTTGCAGGGCCGCATTTCCTCTTCACGCTCGTGGCGCAGGCCGAAACACCCGTCGATACAATGGTGATGATTGACATCCTCGACTTCGGCGGAGAGCCCGGCCAGCTGACGAGAGTGACACCGGACTTCCTGACGGAAGGCGCGAAGGAGCGGTACCTCGACCCCCATTCATGGGGTGGACTCAAGGAACCTCTTGAGGAGCTTTCGAAGCGGACGAAGGTCGTCATCATCGGCTGCCAGCCGGAGAGCATTGAGTTGTCGGATATCGGAAACGAGTCCGATGACGTCGGGTTCTGGCTCACTGAGAACGTGAAGAAGGCCATTCCGAAGGCGGTGCAGCGTGCACTCGCCGAAGTAGGGGTGGATTATGGGACTACTATCATATCTGAAGGAGATCTTCACGGGGAAGCAGGAAGCGCCTGAGGCACCTGTCGCTCCTGCCGCACCCGCAGCACCGACGAAAGTCGAGGTGCCGCAGCCGGCTGAAGCGAAGCCTGCTCAGACCCCCGCAGATGTGAAGGTTGAACAAAAACCTGAAGAAACAATAAAGGAGGAATTGCCTGTGGCAGATAAAATTACGATTGGACACGTCCACATGTCCGGATGTACCGGATGTCTCGTGTCCCTCGCAGACAACTACGAAGGTCTGTTTGCGCTCCTGGACAACTACGCAGACCTTGTCTACTGCCTGACCCTCGCAGACGTTCGTGACATCCCGAAGATGGATGTTGCACTCGTCGAGGGTTCGGTCTGTATCAACGACCACCACTCGGTGGAAGACATCAAGAAAGCACGTGAGAACGCAACCATCGTCGTGGCACTCGGCGGCTGTGCGGCATACGGCAACATCACCCGGTTCGCCCGTGGCGGCCAGTGGAACCAGCCCCAGCACGAGAGCTACCTGCCGATCGGCGATCTCATCGACGTCGACCTGTATCTTCCTGCATGCCCGCCGTCCAAGGAGTCCATCAGGAATGTCGCAGTGATGGCATACCTGCTCCTGAAGGGAACCGACGAGCAGAAGGAGCTTGCAGCAGCTTACTTAAAGCCCCTCATGGACCTCGCCGCCCGCGGCACCGAGGCCTGTGGCTGCGACCTTATCTACGACGTGATCAACCAGGGCCTCTGCATGGGCTGTGGTACCTGTGCCGCATCCTGTCCGGTCCGTGCCGTTGAAATGGTATATGGCAAGCCCCAGGTCGACCGCGACCTCTGCATCAAATGTGGAGCATGCTATACCCAGTGTCCGCGCAGCTTCTTCAACTTCGACGTGATCAACCAGTTCGAGGCGATCGGCGAAGCAATTGACGCTGCAATGGGCAAGGGAGGTGAGTAACATGGTTCTTGGTTCTTATAAGACAGCAATTTGCGCCCGCGCAGCAGACCCGGGCATCCTCGCAAAGTCGCAGGATGGCGGCATCGTCACGCAGCTCTTCGCGTTTGCACTCGAAGAGGGCATCATCGACGGTGCAATTGTTGCAGGACAGGGCGAACAGCCGTTCCAGCCCGAGCCGATCGTCGCAACCACGGTGGACGAACTTCTCGAAGCCCGTGGAACCCGCTACACGATCAGCCCGAACATGTCACTGATCAAGGAAGCAACCCGCTCCTACGGTCTTGACAAGGTCGGTATCGTCGGTACCCCCGTGCCAGATTCAGGCACTCAGAAAGGCACAGCTCTACCCGGTCGGCATGCGTGCCGTCCCCGACAAGATCGCGCTCGCACTCGGTATCTTCTGTATGGAGAACTTCCCGTACCAGGGTCTTGAGACCATGGTCGAGGACCTCTGCAACGTGAAGATGGAGTCGGCAACGAAGATGGACATCGGCAAGGGCAAGTTCTCGGTCTACACCGAGCGCGGCGCCGTCTCGCAGATCCCGCTCAAGCTCACCCACAAGTTCGAGCAGGGCGGCTGCCACGTCTGTCTGGACTACGTTGCAAACCTCGCGGATGTCTCCACCGGCTCCGTCGGCACCCCCGACGGCTGGTCGACGGTCTTCGTCCGCACAAAGGTCGGAGAGGATGTCTGGAGCAAGGCAATCGCTGCAGGGTACTTCGAGACGAAGGACATTGCAGATGTGAAGCCGGGCCTGGATCTTGTGACCAAACTCGCAAACGAGAAGATCACAAAGAACCAGAAGACCCTCGAGGAACGTGCATCCTTTGGCGTGAACAAGGGACTGCGCAACCCGTACCTCTAAATCCCTTTTTTTTCTTTGGCCCCATTTCTCAAAAGCAGACCGCGACAGCGAAGCGCATCCTTCAAACCGTCCGGCAACCCGGCACCCCCCCGGCCTGCACGGCTCCTATGAAACCCTTCCGGTGAAAACAGCAAATTATATCTCTGAATCCGGTTTTTTCTCTGTAAAGGGGCGTGGAATATGGTGCAGCCGGATTTTACGAGTGCAGAACGAAAATATCAGGAACTTCGCCGCAAACGCAGGGCAGGGAAGATCGGCGCGGCAGTCTACCGTGATCAGGTGAACGGGCTGCGGGTGCAGGACGAGAACGGGGTATGGTGGCAGCCGGACCCGGACCGGGAGGGGTGGCTCGCATGGAACGGGACGGCGTGGGCTCCCTCCGTCCCGCCTGCCCTTTCTGCGGTGGCGAAGACGGCGCCGGCAGCGAAGCCTGCCGCCCCCCCGAAGACGGGCAAGGCCACAAAGACACCCGCCTCGCCGCCTGCGTCGAAGACGCCGAAGACGCCGAAGACCTCCCCCCGCCCTGCGGCAACGAAAG is a window from the Methanovulcanius yangii genome containing:
- the frhG gene encoding coenzyme F420 hydrogenase subunit gamma, yielding MGLLSYLKEIFTGKQEAPEAPVAPAAPAAPTKVEVPQPAEAKPAQTPADVKVEQKPEETIKEELPVADKITIGHVHMSGCTGCLVSLADNYEGLFALLDNYADLVYCLTLADVRDIPKMDVALVEGSVCINDHHSVEDIKKARENATIVVALGGCAAYGNITRFARGGQWNQPQHESYLPIGDLIDVDLYLPACPPSKESIRNVAVMAYLLLKGTDEQKELAAAYLKPLMDLAARGTEACGCDLIYDVINQGLCMGCGTCAASCPVRAVEMVYGKPQVDRDLCIKCGACYTQCPRSFFNFDVINQFEAIGEAIDAAMGKGGE
- the frhD gene encoding coenzyme F420-reducing hydrogenase, FrhD protein, with amino-acid sequence MLDWYAKKMIVGIGNPLYTDDGFGPAVIEELKKLALPGDLKVIDAGLAGPHFLFTLVAQAETPVDTMVMIDILDFGGEPGQLTRVTPDFLTEGAKERYLDPHSWGGLKEPLEELSKRTKVVIIGCQPESIELSDIGNESDDVGFWLTENVKKAIPKAVQRALAEVGVDYGTTIISEGDLHGEAGSA